A segment of the uncultured Cohaesibacter sp. genome:
AAGTCCGCAATTCCATGAAGAGTTTGAGATTTCCACGCTCGAAGCCCCCTAGCCCGTCCGACTGTCAGTCCCTTAGGATCGGGCCCTGAGGATCGGGCGCGCCTGCCCGCTCTTTTGCCTTGTGAAAAAAAAGCAATACGGGCATTGCTTCCCAGAAAGCCGTTAGGTATAGAAAGCCTACTCTGGACTTGGGCTGATTTGCCCCTTGTCCTGCTGGGGTGTGGCCAAGTGGTAAGGCATCGGTTTTTGGTATCGTGTATCGTAGGTTCGAATCCTACCACCCCAGCCAATTCTTGCTCGTCTCTGCGCAAGCACCTACGCCCACAAGCTGTCTTCATCGACATGCTGAAGGGCTGAATTTCCCCTCAGAATTCTCCAAGTTTCAAAAGAATGTCCAGTCCGGCTTGTGGTCGTTTCATGACAAGTGTTCACGCTTCAGGCTGTGGTAGTGAATAGGCCCACATCTTGTCTGATATCGTCCTCCAAACCGAGACAGGCGCAACTTAAACATTTCCTCCACCAGGCTTTGAGTCTATGTTGCTCGCGACTCCCTCCTCTTCAACTCCCCAAAGGCAGAAGGATTAACATGACCACTCAATTTGCTTTTCGTGGCTGCCTTTTCGATCTTGATGGCACCTTGCTGGATTCCTCATTGGCCGTGCATCGCGCCTGGGGTGCCCTGTTGGCTCGGAATGGTCTGGATCCGGATACCTATTTTCCGCGCCTTCACGGTCGCCCCGCTCATGAGTCCATTCGCGAGTTTCTAGCGTCTGCGGACGAGGAGACCATCCAGCAGGAAATCCATCAGCTCCATGAACAGGAATGCACGGACACCGATGGTATTGTCCCGATAGATGGCGCAATTGCCTTTCTTGCAGAGCTGGACAGCAAGAAGATCCCCTGGGCCATTGTGACCTCGGGCACGGTTGCCATTGCCAGCGCCCGCATCAAGGCAGCAGGCATCCCCAGCCCCTCTGTTCTGATCACTGCCGATGATATTTCGCGGGGCAAGCCGCATCCAGAACCCTATCTCAAAGGGGCCAAAGGTATCATGGTCGATCCGCAAGATTGTCTGGTGTTCGAAGATGCCCCTGCAGGGCTTGCCTCCGGGCAGGCGGCAGGATGTCATGTGATTGGTATCGCAGCTACCCCCTCCTCGTCCGGGCAGGAAGCATTTCCAAGCATCCTCTCCTATAGCCAACTCAAAATTGAGGCAGGAGAAGAGGG
Coding sequences within it:
- a CDS encoding HAD-IA family hydrolase encodes the protein MTTQFAFRGCLFDLDGTLLDSSLAVHRAWGALLARNGLDPDTYFPRLHGRPAHESIREFLASADEETIQQEIHQLHEQECTDTDGIVPIDGAIAFLAELDSKKIPWAIVTSGTVAIASARIKAAGIPSPSVLITADDISRGKPHPEPYLKGAKGIMVDPQDCLVFEDAPAGLASGQAAGCHVIGIAATPSSSGQEAFPSILSYSQLKIEAGEEGFLISLD